In the Cydia fagiglandana chromosome 5, ilCydFagi1.1, whole genome shotgun sequence genome, one interval contains:
- the LOC134664425 gene encoding uncharacterized protein LOC134664425, with protein sequence MEMSSSEQLEPAGADGASPGRRAAVPKIPLALRLWSLLQPLARLWGLITAVVMSGAGSELVVLGRGASGPGLLVGSACVLILETMWVAALFVDVLCRRGEYTLPLRCWDFTRWSCGRARAPAYACAATALLFADLTLLATISGGMLLVLAALRAAIPFSPNATHGPHSPRAGSSLLSQLDSPLPDVFYSQTVKERCEEMTVLDLKVPDRNRSPSPKPPLLEL encoded by the exons ATGGAGATGTCCTCATCGGAACAGCTCGAGCCAGCTGGTGCTGACGGAGCCAGTCCTGGCAGGAGAGCGGCTGTTCCTAAAATCCCACTGGCTCTGAGGCTGTGGAGCCTGCTGCAGCCACTGGCAAGGTTGTGGGGATTGATCACGGCTGTGG TGATGAGTGGCGCGGGTTCCGAACTCGTGGTGCTAGGGCGAGGGGCATCAGGGCCGGGCTTGCT CGTCGGATCAGCATGCGTGCTTATATTGGAGACGATGTGGGTCGCGGCGCTGTTCGTGGACGTGTTATGCCGCCGCGGGGAGTACACGCTGCCGCTGCGATGCTGGGACTTCACGCGCTGGTCGTGCGGCCGCGCGCGCGCTCCCGCGTACGCGTGTGCTGCCACCGCACTGCTGTTCGCTGACCTCACGCTGCTGGccactatttcag GTGGCATGCTGCTGGTATTAGCGGCGCTCCGAGCCGCAATACCCTTCTCGCCAAACGCGACACACGGGCCGCACTCACCCCGCGCCGGTAGCTCTCTGCTCAGTCAGCTGGACTCGCCGTTGCCTGATGTGTTCTACTCACAGACTGTAAAGGAAAG GTGTGAAGAAATGACCGTATTGGATCTAAAGGTGCCAGACAGGAACCGCTCGCCTTCGCCCAAGCCCCCCCTTCTAGAGCTATGA